ACCGTGGACGGGGCTCCCGCGCTGAAGGCGGCGTCGCAGGTCGCGCCCGCCGCCGACATCGCGGTTGCGGGGGCCCCCGACCGCTACGCGTCCCGGGGAGGGCACAAGCTCGCCGGAGCGCTCGACGCGCTCGGCGTCGCGGTCGAGGGCCGCCACTGCCTCGACGCGGGCGCCTCCACCGGCGGGTTCACCGACGTGCTGCTCCAGCGGGGAGCGGCGCGGGTCGTGGCCGCCGACGTCGGGTACGGGCAGCTTGCCTGGAATCTCCGCACCGACCCGCGGGTGCTCGTCCTCGACCGC
The Egibacteraceae bacterium genome window above contains:
- a CDS encoding TlyA family RNA methyltransferase, with the protein product MAGRRGRLDAELVRRGFAGSRADARRLIDEGRVTVDGAPALKAASQVAPAADIAVAGAPDRYASRGGHKLAGALDALGVAVEGRHCLDAGASTGGFTDVLLQRGAARVVAADVGYGQLAWNLRTDPRVLVLDRTNVRHLTPGDLPPPPPDLVTADLSFISLTLVVHALAAVAAPAADHVLLVKPQAPPPRRARAPRG